The genome window CCCAATGCTCCCATCGCCAGGGCCAAGTCGGCCCGGGCCAGCACCGGCGCGTCGTTGATGCCGTCTCCCGCAAAAGCCGTTACGGCGCCTTTGGGGGCATTGGCAATAAGTTCTTCCACCTTCTCCACCTTGCCGGCCGGCAAAAGCCCGCCGTAAGCTTTTGTAATGCCCAATTCCTGGGCGGTTTTTTCAACGGCGGAGGGTTGATCCCCACTTAAAATAACAAGCTCTTTAACCAGCTTTTTTAATTGTTTTACGGCTTCCTTGGCCCCGGGTTTAGGCATATCCCCCAGTTCCAAACGGCCTTTGTAAACGCCGTTCTGCGCTACATATACACACGTGCCGCTCCCGGCTTGCATTCCTTCCACGCCAAACCGTTCCAATAAGCGGGCGTTCCCGGCCAAAATAACGTCTTGTCCCTGCTTATACTCAATTCCTTCTCCGGCACGTTCCAGCACGCTTTCCCCTTCTGTTAAGGGGCGTTTTTGGGCTTTGGCCGCATGCAAAATGGCTTTGGCCACCGGGTGGTTGGAATGGCCTTCTGCCCGGGCCGCCAGCTCCAGCACTTCTTGCGCTTGAACTCCGTCCGCCGGTACCACCGCCGTTACTTCAAACACGCCTTGTGTTAAGGTTCCTGTTTTATCCAATGCCAGCGTATAGATGTGCGCCAAACGTTCCAGATAAGAGCCGCCTTTAATTAAAATGCCGTTTTTGGCAGCCCCCCCAATTCCGCCAAAAAAACCCAGCGGAACCGATAACACCAGCGCACACGGGCACGAAATGACTAAAAAGATAAGCGCCCGGTAAAACCACGTTTTAAACGACGCGTCCGCCCAAACCAGCGGCGGAATCACCGCCACCAATACTGCCACCGCCACCACGGCGGGCGTATAGATGCGGGCAAAACGGGTGATAAATTTTTCGGCAGAAGATTTTTTGCTGGCGGCATGTTCGGCCAGTTCCAAAATTTTGGCTACCGCCGAATGGGCATACGTCTTTTGCGTACGGATGTGCAGCGTGCCGTCCACGCTAATACAGCCGGCCAGCACTTCTTGCCCGGCTTTTGCGCCGACCGGGCGCGATTCGCCGGTAAGGGCCGACGTATCAATATGCCCGGAGCCCGACAGAATGACTCCGTCCAAAGCCACCCGCTCCCCCGGAAGGACGAGTGTCGTTTCGCCAATTTGCACGTCCTGCGGGGAGACTTTTTCTTCTTTTCCGTTGCGAATAACGCGTGCAAAGTCCGGCCGCAAGTCCATTAATTTGACAATACTGCTGCGCGATTTTCCGGCGGCAGCTTCCTGCAGCATTTCCCCAATTTGGTAAAACAGCATCACAGCCGCCGCTTCAGGGTATTCCCCAATTGCAAACGCGCCAAAGGTGGCAATAGTCATTAAAAAGTTTTCGTCAAAAAATTTTCCCTGGCGGATATTTTGAAGCGATTTAACCAGCACTTCCCCCCCGCTGATCAGGTAGGAAAGAATATAGAGCGGCAGTTTTACCCACCCTTCGGCTGGCAATAACAGCGCGGCCGCAAATAATACTGCCGCCAAAGCCAATTTTTTCCATCCGTTTTCTTCCGGGTGCGTTTCCTGGCCGTGTGCCGCGGCGCAGGCGCTGCAGTCGTGGCATGGGGTTTGTTTGCAATCCTGACTCATAATTCCTCCCGCACGTGTTCCAACCCTTGGTTGAAAATCCGTTTTACGTGTTCATCCGCCAGCGAATAAAAAATTGTCTTGCCCTGGCGGCGGTTTTTGACCAATTTGTTTTGTTTTAAAAAGCGCAGTTGGTGGGAAATGGCCGAATGCGTCATCCCCAGCTCATCGGCAATGTGCTGCACGCATTGCTCGCAGTCAAAAAGCGCGCACAAAATGCGCAGGCGGGTGCTGTCTCCAAACACTTTAAAAAGATCCGCCAAATCATACAAGGTTTCTTCCGGCAGCTCGAGCGAAGGCTTGCACACGTGCGCAGTCGAAAGTTTTGTTTTCTTATTCATAGCAAATATCCTTTTTATTATTACATATGAACATATGTTCATATATTATTATAATAATTGTTTTTAATTTTTTCAAGCATTTTATTTTTATCTTGAGCCGGGAAAGAAAAATTGTATACTATTTGGGTAGCAACTTACAGAAAGGAGTGTATATGAACAAACAGGGCTTTACGTTAATTGAAATACTGGTAGTCGTATTGATTATCGGTATTCTGTCGGCCATTGCGCTGCCGCAGTATGAATCGGCGGTGGAAAAATCCCGCATGTCGGAGGCTTTAATTAATTTAAAAGCAATCACGGATGCCAGCCAGCGCTATTTTCAGGCAAATCCGAACGAAGGCATTATTGATCATAAAAACAAAATTGCCGACGTGGATTTAAGAGGCGGTACGTGGGACAACTCGGGAAAGGTCTATACGACTGACTTATTTAGATATGAATTGGGAACCGCCAGCTTGGGCAGAACGGTGGCGTACCGCTCGGATAATTTGGCCAACGCCAAAAATTCCTATATCTATTATGTATGGCAATTGCCGGACTTAGGACAAGGGGGCACGCTGAAAGGTTGTTCCGTTGGCAGAGAAGACCCGGAAATAGGCGAACAAATGTGCAAATTCTTCTTGGGTATGTAAGTATTTCGCAAAATAAAAGCCCGGTCAGCTGACCGGGCTTTTTTAATGGACTAGAGATTTTTAAGACGTCTTACAATTTCCTTGGCGGCCGTCATCGGATTGGGAATGCGCAGGCGGGAATAGGCCGAACGCATATAATAGAGGTCGCGGTTTTTCCCGGTAAGCCGCTCAAACACCTGTGCCAAATGCGGGGCCAGGTTTTTATCTTCCGGCACCAAGCGGGCACAGCGGGCATTGGCCAAAATTTTGGCGTTATAAAACTGATGGTTCGCCGCGGCATGTGGAAAGGGCACCAAAATAGCCGGCAGGTGGCAATACATCAGCTCCGCCAGCGTGCTGGCGCCGCTTCGGCATACGGCCAAATCCGCCACATGCATAAGGGCATAAATTTCGTGCGAATACGGCATCACGGACACATTGGAAAACCCGGTATATTCCTGCCGTATCACGCCAAACCAGCGTTCCCCGGTAATATGAATAAACTGCCAAGAAGCCAGTTTGGGTGCCAATTTGCGGATAATTTGCGCGCAGGCGGCGTTTAGCCCTTTGGCGCCTTGGCTGCCGCCAAAAATAAGCGCCGTCCGCTTTTGAGGATCCAGCCCCAAGCCTTCCAAAACGGCGTTGCGGTCGGGCTTTTCGGCAAATTCCCGGCGAATAGGCGTGCTGGTAAGCACGGCATTTTTGATTTTCTTTTTGACGGGAAGCCCCAGCATAAACAAATCGGCAAATTTGCCGCATACTTTATTGGCTAATCCCAGCCGGGCGTTGGAATCGTGTACGGCGGTTTTAATTCCCATAAAATGCGCCGTAAAAATCAGCGGGAACGAAATGTATCCCCCCGTTCCAATGGCGGCGTCCGGGCGGAAATCTTTGATGATGCGGCGGGTTTCCAGCAAAGACTTAAAAAATTTGTATACAAAGCGGATGTGCCGCAGCGGGTTTACGGAGCGGGGCAGGCCGGTAAAATCAATTTCCCGGTAGCGCAGTTTGTGCGTTTCCAAAATTTGGGCGGCGGGATCGTTCTTGCGTACGATAAAAAGCACCGCCAGCCCTTGGCGCCTGAGCTCTTTGCCCAAGGCCAACCCCGGATAAAAATGTCCCCCCGTTCCGCCGGAGGCAATTAAGAATCGTCTGTTCATAGTTTATTTATTCCTGTTTTTGTAATTGGTAATATCTTCGCGCAGGTTGTTTTGGGTGTTGTCCACTGCGGCTAAGTTTAAAATAATACCCATCATCACCAGCGTCATGATGACGGAAGATCCGCCATACGAGAAAAACGGCAGTGCAATCCCTTTGGTGGGCAGCAAGCCGATGGCCATGGCCATATTAAAAAAGGCCTGCATACAAATAGTAATCGTCAGCCCGAAGATCACCAGACCGTTAAACTGCGTCTTGGCCACGCGCGCCAAACTGATGCCGCGGATGAGCAGCCAGCAGAAAAACACCAAAATCACCACCACGCGCACCAGTCCCAGTTCTTCGCACATGATGGAAAAGATAAAGTCCGTATGGGCGGCGGGCAGGTATTCCAGTTTCAGCTCGCTGTTGCCCAGGCCTTTTCCAAACCAGCCGCCGGAACCCACCGCCAAGAACGACTGCACCAGCTGATAGCCGCTGCTGCCGGCGGTGGCGAAAGGATCCAGAAAGGAAAAAATGCGTTCCCTTCGGTAACTGACAAAAAATAACTGCTGTATAGCAAGCGGCGCAAGCACCACGGCCGGCACCGCCAAGTGCTTCAGCCGGGCCCCGGCCACCAGGAGCATAAACACAAACACCGCCCCCATTAAAGTAGGCGTGCCGATGTCTTTCTCGGCTAAAATAAGCCCCAGCGTAATGCCGGCTACCGCCATGGGTTTAATAAGCAGTCTCCAGTTTTTGGTTAGTTTGCCCGATACGCCGTTTAAATAATCCGCTATATAGATGACCAGCGTTACCTTGGCAATTTCGGACGGCTGTAATTTGAAAAATCCAAAATCAATCCAGCGGTGCACATTGGCCTGGGCGCGGGTAAATAATACCACAATCAGCAATACCCAGGTAACGTACATCAGATTCATGGGCGAAAAAATTTTCAGTTTTTGCAGTTTGTCATACGTCTGGGACAAGAACAACGCCGCCGCAATGCCCAGCGTGTCAAACAAAATTTGGCGTTTAAAATAAGCGGTAGAATCAAACGCGCTGGAAGAATACGTAAAAATCAGCCCGAACAATACAAACGCAAACGTGATAAACGCAATGCGCTTATCCAGCTGCAAGGGCTGCCAACCGCCGCGCGCGGGAGCCGGCTTGGTGCCGCTTGGGCGGAAGGACGCCCCCCGGCCTTTGTACTCAGCCGGCGCCTTGCGTATGAAGTTATTGCGCCGCTTGGGCGCTTTGTTAAATAGCCGAACCATAGTTTACCTGATTTTTAACGACGCCAACGCCAACAGCATCAGCATAGCCCCCACAATCCAAAAGCGTACGATGACTTTCGGTTCCGGCACGCCTAAAAGTTCAAAATGATGGTGTATGGGCGCCATTTTAAAGAGCCGTTTGCCGTGGGTGAGTTTAAAGTATCCCATCTGCAGCATGACCGAAAGCGTTTCCAACACGAAAATTCCGCCGGCAATGGGCAGCAACAGCTCTTGCTTGACGCACAGCGCCGCCGTTCCGATAACACCGCCCAAAAACAGCGAGCTCGTATCCCCCATAAACACTTGCGCCGGATAGGCGTTAAACCACAAGAACCCCAAGCACGCGCCGATCAGCGCCCCCATAAATACGGTAATTTCCCCCGCGCCGGGCACGTAAATAATTTTCAAATAATCGGCAAAATTCACGTTGCCCGCCAAATAGGCAAAAATGGCATACGTGGCCGCCGTAAATACCATGCATCCGCTGGCCAGCCCGTCCAGTCCGTCCGTCAGGTTTGTGGCGTTGGAAGAGCCCACAATCACCAGCATGGCAAACGCAAAATAAAAGACGGACAAATCCACAAACATCTTGCTCATATACGGAATAATCAGCGAAGTGGTGTAGTTGCCGTTGGGCGGATTAAGCGCCAGGTAGCCCACCACCACTACGGCCGTAAAGAGCTGGATGGCCAGCTTGATGGAAGATTTCATCCCTTCCGGATTCTTTTTTACCAGTTTGGTGTAATCGTCCATTACGCCCGCAATGCCCAGCGTAACGGTGGTAAAGAGGAGCAGCCAAATATAATTGCTGTCCCACCGCGCCCACAACAGGACGCTGACCACCAAGCTGAGAAAAATCAAGATTCCCCCCATCGTAGGCGTGCCGCTTTTAGAAAGGTGCGAGGCCGGGCCGTATTCGCGTTCAATCTGCTGAATCTTGTACGAGCGCAGTTTGGCCACCACTTTTGGCCCGATCAGGAGCGTCAGCAAAAAAGACGTAACAATCGCCGCGCCGGTGCGAAAGGTAATATAGCTAAAGATATTTAAAAAGCTAATGTCGCCTGTAAATAACGAAAGATAGTATAACATCGGGTTTAAATCTCCTTAAGTATATTTTCAAAATTCATCGCACGGGACGCTTTTACCAGGCACGTGCCGCCTTTTTTAAGCGCGGCGGAAAGTTCCTTCGTCCAGCCGCTGGGGGTGAGCGAGTAGAACGCGTGAATGCCGGGGACGTCTTTTAATTTGTCATACGCATACTTCATTTCCGGCCCGGCCAAAAACGCATATTCCACCCCGTTGTCCTGCAGTTGGCGGGCAATCAGGCGGTGGTATTCTTTGGAAGTTTCCCCCAGTTCTTTCATATCACCCAGCACGGCAATGCGCGGGGTGGCGGTTTCCCGTCCCAAAATTTCCAGCGCGTTTTGCATACTGGCGGGGTTGGCGTTGTAGCAGTCCAAAATAAATTCTACTCCGTCTTTTTGCAATCTTTCCATACGCATGGGCATAGGGGTATAGGAAAGGAGGCCTTTTTTGACGTTGTCCATATACAGCCCCAGCGCAATGGCGGCCGCCGCGGCGGCGGCGGCGTTTAGCTTATCGTGGCGCTGCAGCATAATGTCCAGCACGTAGGCTTCGCCTTTGTAAGTAAAGGAAAATTTTTCCGTTTCCAAAATTTGCAAATCCGCCCCCGGATGAAACCCGAACGAAAGGCTTTTTCCCTTGTATTGGGTTTTTAAGCGGGCGAGCAGGGGGTCGTCTGCGTTATACACTAGCGTCCCGCCGCTGTTGAGGCATTCGGCAATTTCGGTTTTGGTTTTGTAGACGGTTTCCAAATCGTGGAAAAACTCTAAATGCGCCGCCGACACATTGGTAATCACCGCCACGTCCGGCACCGCCAGCGAAGCAATTTCGCGGATATCGCCGGGATGGGAAGCCCCCAGCTCAAAAACGCCGTACTGGTGTTTGGGCTGAATTTCCAAGAGCGAAAACGGCACCCCGAACTGATTGTTAAAATTGCCCATATTGGCAATGGTTTCCCCCGCCGTTTCGCAAATGGCGCGCAACATTTGCTTGGTGGTGCTTTTGCCGTTAGATCCGGTAATGGCGGCCACTTTGAGGGTGCTGTTTAAGCGGTGGTATTTGGCTAGTGCCTGCAGGGCTTTTAACGAATCGTCCACCAGTATAAAAGAGACGTCTGAACCGGCGGGAAGGGCAAACCCTTTTTCGGCCAGTACTACGCTGGCCCCTTTTTGCAAGACTTGGGGAATAAATTGGCGGGCGTCGTGATTTTTGCCTTTCAGCGCGAGGAACGCATCGCCGGGGCGGATGACGCGGGAATCCGTTACAAACGACGTAACAACGGCCTGGGGATGGGAAGACACCAGCTCCGCATGGGTAATTTGGGCAATTTTACTGACGGTTAAATTAAGCTTCATACATACTCCTTACAAAAATCAAATGCATACGCCCTTACGGGAAACATCAAAAATCGGTTTGATCCGGCGCCACGCCTTTCATGGCCAGCATCCGTTCCATAATTTCTTTAAATACGGGCGCCGCCGTGCTGCTGCCGAAAGAATACTTTTCCGGGTTATCCAGCACCACCAGCACCGTAAACTGCGGGTCGGACACGGGGGCAAACCCGCAGAACGACACAATATGCTGCCGCTTGGCATAGCCGCCTTCTTTGCTCAGTTTTTCGGCGGTTCCGGTTTTCCCCGCCACATTGTAGCCTTTAATTTGCGCCCGCTTGCCGGAACCCACTTCCACCACGCTTTGCAGGGCTTTTTTCATTACTTCGGTGGTTTCTTCTTTTAGCACGCGGCGGATTTTAACGGGCTTTGATTTCACGTCCACTTTTCCGCCCGCGTATTCAATGCGGTCAATGATGTGCGGCTGCATCAAAATACCGCCGTTGGCAATGGCCGAATAGGCGTTAATCAGCTGGATAGGCGTTACCGCCACGCCGTAGCCGTAGCCTTTGCTGGCGGTGTCCACCACCGTCCAGCGGCTGTACGGGGGCACATTGCCTTTGGATTCGCCGTTAAAGTTGATGTCCGTCTTGGTGCCAAAGCCAAAGGCCTTGAGATAATAAAATAAATTTTTGGCGCCCAGTTCCAGTGCAATTTTCCCCGCGCCGATGTTGGAGGAAAGCTGCAAAATTTCCGGAATGGTCAGGAAGTCTTTTTTATGCTGGTTGTCTCTTATCACCACGCCGCGGGCCACTTCCCACTTGCGGTCGGACATATCAATCTGGTCGGTAATGTGCACGACGCCCGCGTCCAGCGCCGAGGAAATGGCAATGCTTTTAAAGGTGGAGCCCGGCTCGTACGTAAACTGGAACGCCAGCGACTGCCCGTCTTTGGCCGGGTAGGAGGCCGCCGCCAGAATTTTGCCCGTTTTGGGCTCTTGCACAATGGCAATGCCATGCTTGGCGCCGATGGCTTCCACTTCTTTTTTAAGGGCGCTTTCGGCGTAGAACTGGGCCACGGCGTCAATGGTTAAATAAACATTGGCTACGGAAAGTTCTTCTTTTAATTTGCGGTCGTAAATAATTTCGCCGCGGCGGGCGCGTTTGGCGCGTTTTTTGCTGATGTCTTGGCTCAGCTCGCGGTTGTACATTTGCTCAATGCCCGACAGACCGAAATTTTTGGAATTGGACGCCCCGATTAAATCAATGGCGCTGCTTCCGTACGGGTGGATGCGTTCGTATTCGGGGGTCAACTCCAGCCCTTGCCCCAGCCGGGTGCGCAAAATTTGGGAAATTTTGATGTATTTATCCGGTTTAATTTTCTTGGCCACAAAGAAGAAATTAGACGCGCGGTTCCATTTTTCCAAAATGCGCCGTTTGGGCATTTCCAGCGTTTCGGCCAAAAACGCCACCGTTTTGTTTTTATCCTGCACGTAGCGTTTGTTTACCCCGCAGGAATGGGTGCGGACGGACTCGGCCAGTTCGCGGCCGTTTACGTCCAGAATTTTGCCGCGCAGGCGGTCTTCCGCCAAATAGTTGTAAATGGCGCGCTCGGCCTTGGAAGAAAATTCTTCATACAAAAAAGTCTGCATATAAAACAGCCGCACAAAAATGCACAGCGGCGCCAGCAAAATGACCAGGCCCGCCACGCGCATGCGGTTTTTGACGTTGAACACAAAGGGAGAACCAGACTTTCTTTTAAACATATTTATTTTTCTTCCAGTACTACAATTTCATGCGGTTTGGCCGGCACCATGCCCAGTTTTTCTTCCGCCAGGCGCGTAATGCTGCCCGGCCCGGACATGCGGGAAATTTCCAGCTGCAAGTATTGGTTGCGCGCTTCTTTAATTTCCACTTCATTTTGCAGTTGGCTGATCGTGCGGCCCGAGCGGTTGATTTCAATGCGCATCACCGCCACGCCAAAGAGAAATAACGCCAACACAAATACCATGCCGAAAATTTTCATAATTTAATCCTTTCAATTACCCGCAGTTTGGCGCTTCGGGCCCGCCGGTTTTGGCGTACCTCTTCGTACGGCGCGGAAATGGCGTGTTTGTTGACAAGCAGCCACTCCCCGCTGCGGGCCAATTCTTTAAAACGGGTTTTGACCAACCGGTCTTCCAGCGAGTGGAATGTAAGAATGGCCGCCCGTCCGCCGGGTTTTACAATATCCCCCAGCGCGCCCAAGGCGCTTTCCACCGTTTCCAATTCCCGGTTGCAGGCAATGCGCAGGGCTTGGAAGGTTTGGGTGGCGGGGTGTGTTTTGCCGCGTTTGCCGCCGTAGACTTCTTCCACCAGTTTGGCCAGCTGAGCGGTAGTTTGCAGGGGCTGCTGGCGGCGGGCCTTCATAATGGCCAGCGCAATGGCCGTGGCGTTGCGCTCTTCGCCGTATTCTTTTAAAATCCGTTCCAGCTCATCCATCGGCCAGGTGTTGACGATTACCTGCGCACTCAGCGGGTTTTGGCGGTCAAAACGCATATCAAGCGGCCCGTCGTGCACAATGCTAAAGCCCCGTTGGGGATTGTCCAGCTGGTAGGAACTGAGGCCCAAATCAAACAAGGCGCCGTCCGCCCCCGCAAGGCCCAGTTTGTGCAGTTCCTGCGGGGCTTGGGTATAGCTGGCGTGAAAAGCAATCAAGCGGGGGTCGTTTACGCGCTGGCGCGCCATTTGCAGGGCTTCTTCGTCCTTATCAAAGCCCAAAATGCGGGCCTGCGGCCCCAAGCGGCTTAAGAAAAATTTAGTATGCCCCCCCAGCCCCAGCGTGCCGTCTACATACACGCCTTGGGGGTTGGTTAACAAAAAATCCGCAATCAGCGGCGCCATAATGGGAATGTGAACCCAGTTTTCGCTCATCAGTTAAAACCTCCCTTATAGGAGTTGGTGGGCACCATTTGCAGTTTATTAATTTTGGTTTTCTGCGGGGCCGGTTGGCTGGATTTCTGGACGGCCGGCCGTGCGGGCGCCGGGTTGGAAACCGGCTTGCCGGCTGCTTGCGCTGCGGCCGGGCGTTGGGCGGGCGCGGAGGCTTTTTTCGCGTCCGACTGCAAAATTTTTCCTTCCTCGTACGCTTTTTGCAAATCGTGCCGCCAGACGTTTTCCAGCACGCTGATGCGGTTAAACGGCATGCCATAAGCGCGGTAGAGCGCCTGGTGCAAGGGCGTCTTGGCCTTCAGTTCGTTGCAGAAACGG of Elusimicrobium sp. An273 contains these proteins:
- the mraY gene encoding phospho-N-acetylmuramoyl-pentapeptide-transferase, with translation MLYYLSLFTGDISFLNIFSYITFRTGAAIVTSFLLTLLIGPKVVAKLRSYKIQQIEREYGPASHLSKSGTPTMGGILIFLSLVVSVLLWARWDSNYIWLLLFTTVTLGIAGVMDDYTKLVKKNPEGMKSSIKLAIQLFTAVVVVGYLALNPPNGNYTTSLIIPYMSKMFVDLSVFYFAFAMLVIVGSSNATNLTDGLDGLASGCMVFTAATYAIFAYLAGNVNFADYLKIIYVPGAGEITVFMGALIGACLGFLWFNAYPAQVFMGDTSSLFLGGVIGTAALCVKQELLLPIAGGIFVLETLSVMLQMGYFKLTHGKRLFKMAPIHHHFELLGVPEPKVIVRFWIVGAMLMLLALASLKIR
- a CDS encoding UDP-N-acetylglucosamine--N-acetylmuramyl-(pentapeptide) pyrophosphoryl-undecaprenol N-acetylglucosamine transferase — encoded protein: MNRRFLIASGGTGGHFYPGLALGKELRRQGLAVLFIVRKNDPAAQILETHKLRYREIDFTGLPRSVNPLRHIRFVYKFFKSLLETRRIIKDFRPDAAIGTGGYISFPLIFTAHFMGIKTAVHDSNARLGLANKVCGKFADLFMLGLPVKKKIKNAVLTSTPIRREFAEKPDRNAVLEGLGLDPQKRTALIFGGSQGAKGLNAACAQIIRKLAPKLASWQFIHITGERWFGVIRQEYTGFSNVSVMPYSHEIYALMHVADLAVCRSGASTLAELMYCHLPAILVPFPHAAANHQFYNAKILANARCARLVPEDKNLAPHLAQVFERLTGKNRDLYYMRSAYSRLRIPNPMTAAKEIVRRLKNL
- a CDS encoding FtsW/RodA/SpoVE family cell cycle protein — its product is MVRLFNKAPKRRNNFIRKAPAEYKGRGASFRPSGTKPAPARGGWQPLQLDKRIAFITFAFVLFGLIFTYSSSAFDSTAYFKRQILFDTLGIAAALFLSQTYDKLQKLKIFSPMNLMYVTWVLLIVVLFTRAQANVHRWIDFGFFKLQPSEIAKVTLVIYIADYLNGVSGKLTKNWRLLIKPMAVAGITLGLILAEKDIGTPTLMGAVFVFMLLVAGARLKHLAVPAVVLAPLAIQQLFFVSYRRERIFSFLDPFATAGSSGYQLVQSFLAVGSGGWFGKGLGNSELKLEYLPAAHTDFIFSIMCEELGLVRVVVILVFFCWLLIRGISLARVAKTQFNGLVIFGLTITICMQAFFNMAMAIGLLPTKGIALPFFSYGGSSVIMTLVMMGIILNLAAVDNTQNNLREDITNYKNRNK
- a CDS encoding heavy metal translocating P-type ATPase — translated: MSQDCKQTPCHDCSACAAAHGQETHPEENGWKKLALAAVLFAAALLLPAEGWVKLPLYILSYLISGGEVLVKSLQNIRQGKFFDENFLMTIATFGAFAIGEYPEAAAVMLFYQIGEMLQEAAAGKSRSSIVKLMDLRPDFARVIRNGKEEKVSPQDVQIGETTLVLPGERVALDGVILSGSGHIDTSALTGESRPVGAKAGQEVLAGCISVDGTLHIRTQKTYAHSAVAKILELAEHAASKKSSAEKFITRFARIYTPAVVAVAVLVAVIPPLVWADASFKTWFYRALIFLVISCPCALVLSVPLGFFGGIGGAAKNGILIKGGSYLERLAHIYTLALDKTGTLTQGVFEVTAVVPADGVQAQEVLELAARAEGHSNHPVAKAILHAAKAQKRPLTEGESVLERAGEGIEYKQGQDVILAGNARLLERFGVEGMQAGSGTCVYVAQNGVYKGRLELGDMPKPGAKEAVKQLKKLVKELVILSGDQPSAVEKTAQELGITKAYGGLLPAGKVEKVEELIANAPKGAVTAFAGDGINDAPVLARADLALAMGALGSDAAIEAADVVLMTDEIQKIAAGIRISRKTLRIIKQNVVFALAVKAGVLALGVMGMANMWAAVFADVGVSLLAVANSLRPLYFKE
- a CDS encoding UDP-N-acetylmuramoyl-tripeptide--D-alanyl-D-alanine ligase — protein: MKLNLTVSKIAQITHAELVSSHPQAVVTSFVTDSRVIRPGDAFLALKGKNHDARQFIPQVLQKGASVVLAEKGFALPAGSDVSFILVDDSLKALQALAKYHRLNSTLKVAAITGSNGKSTTKQMLRAICETAGETIANMGNFNNQFGVPFSLLEIQPKHQYGVFELGASHPGDIREIASLAVPDVAVITNVSAAHLEFFHDLETVYKTKTEIAECLNSGGTLVYNADDPLLARLKTQYKGKSLSFGFHPGADLQILETEKFSFTYKGEAYVLDIMLQRHDKLNAAAAAAAAIALGLYMDNVKKGLLSYTPMPMRMERLQKDGVEFILDCYNANPASMQNALEILGRETATPRIAVLGDMKELGETSKEYHRLIARQLQDNGVEYAFLAGPEMKYAYDKLKDVPGIHAFYSLTPSGWTKELSAALKKGGTCLVKASRAMNFENILKEI
- a CDS encoding type IV pilin protein: MNKQGFTLIEILVVVLIIGILSAIALPQYESAVEKSRMSEALINLKAITDASQRYFQANPNEGIIDHKNKIADVDLRGGTWDNSGKVYTTDLFRYELGTASLGRTVAYRSDNLANAKNSYIYYVWQLPDLGQGGTLKGCSVGREDPEIGEQMCKFFLGM
- a CDS encoding septum formation initiator family protein — translated: MKIFGMVFVLALFLFGVAVMRIEINRSGRTISQLQNEVEIKEARNQYLQLEISRMSGPGSITRLAEEKLGMVPAKPHEIVVLEEK
- a CDS encoding peptidoglycan D,D-transpeptidase FtsI family protein, whose amino-acid sequence is MFKRKSGSPFVFNVKNRMRVAGLVILLAPLCIFVRLFYMQTFLYEEFSSKAERAIYNYLAEDRLRGKILDVNGRELAESVRTHSCGVNKRYVQDKNKTVAFLAETLEMPKRRILEKWNRASNFFFVAKKIKPDKYIKISQILRTRLGQGLELTPEYERIHPYGSSAIDLIGASNSKNFGLSGIEQMYNRELSQDISKKRAKRARRGEIIYDRKLKEELSVANVYLTIDAVAQFYAESALKKEVEAIGAKHGIAIVQEPKTGKILAAASYPAKDGQSLAFQFTYEPGSTFKSIAISSALDAGVVHITDQIDMSDRKWEVARGVVIRDNQHKKDFLTIPEILQLSSNIGAGKIALELGAKNLFYYLKAFGFGTKTDINFNGESKGNVPPYSRWTVVDTASKGYGYGVAVTPIQLINAYSAIANGGILMQPHIIDRIEYAGGKVDVKSKPVKIRRVLKEETTEVMKKALQSVVEVGSGKRAQIKGYNVAGKTGTAEKLSKEGGYAKRQHIVSFCGFAPVSDPQFTVLVVLDNPEKYSFGSSTAAPVFKEIMERMLAMKGVAPDQTDF
- a CDS encoding ArsR/SmtB family transcription factor, with the translated sequence MNKKTKLSTAHVCKPSLELPEETLYDLADLFKVFGDSTRLRILCALFDCEQCVQHIADELGMTHSAISHQLRFLKQNKLVKNRRQGKTIFYSLADEHVKRIFNQGLEHVREEL
- the rsmH gene encoding 16S rRNA (cytosine(1402)-N(4))-methyltransferase RsmH, with the protein product MSENWVHIPIMAPLIADFLLTNPQGVYVDGTLGLGGHTKFFLSRLGPQARILGFDKDEEALQMARQRVNDPRLIAFHASYTQAPQELHKLGLAGADGALFDLGLSSYQLDNPQRGFSIVHDGPLDMRFDRQNPLSAQVIVNTWPMDELERILKEYGEERNATAIALAIMKARRQQPLQTTAQLAKLVEEVYGGKRGKTHPATQTFQALRIACNRELETVESALGALGDIVKPGGRAAILTFHSLEDRLVKTRFKELARSGEWLLVNKHAISAPYEEVRQNRRARSAKLRVIERIKL